Genomic DNA from Ctenopharyngodon idella isolate HZGC_01 chromosome 1, HZGC01, whole genome shotgun sequence:
atctatctatctatctatctatctatctatctatctatcaattttcagggtttgttttgtttcttccATGGATAGCTCAGCAGGCCAATAAGAGGCTATTAACTACTATGATTCtttttaattataggcctactaatgtctaattaaaacgtctacaaatgtataaaactgatcagagatcaggtaaaacctATAGACATTTGATTCATGGCTTCACAGACATCATCACTCCAGTGGTGAACCaatgaaatttcgaaacattttgaaacactatatgacgtaacgaagcctcgtttactgactTTGGCAGTTGGATACACGCTCCGGACCAATGAgtctaaacaaaagattcataaagcttcgaagcttcatgaagcagtgtttcgaaattgcCCATCAATATATGAATcaattccttatgtattatacaatatatactgTGTTATattaatgcaatattttatttcatatatttttcagTACATTTAATCCATTTAATATAATGATCATACATATATTGGAATTATATTTTCCGAACAGCCTCTGACATGATAGGTTGTACCTTTAAAGTTACAGTCAGGAATAGAATAGTCTCAGAAGTACTAGTTTAAGTAGCACATGTAACCCTTACGGTCCACTCGACCTGCTCCgagcgggattcgaaccgggcatgctaacaaggacgctaaagaccgcagtcggtcagtcgctagagcacctcttgagatcaggggagtgaggtttacacacacagctcttactagcttgcctccCTTACACATACAACAGAATGTTGTCTTCCTCAAGCCAACATAACTAGAATATTTGTTCACATTCCTGTACTACACTAGAAGCTTTATACGCACCTCTCCAGAGAAATTTGTATGTTTCTCAACTCTGTAACCCAAAGCTTCCAGCAGCCACTTCATGTTCTTCTCATCTTCCTCTGCTCCACGCCTGTCACTTAAGTGCTTAAATTGTATGTTGGTGATTAGCAGTGCTAAACGATTCCTCTGAGACTTGTCCTTTGGTATATAaatctatgaaaaaaaaaaaaaaaaaaatatatatatatatatatatatatatatgaagagaaTTATGCAGAATTAATGCACAAGAGACAGACTGATTGTTTCCCAACCCCAGCAGTGGATATTTTGGATCAGTTGTTTTACTGTCTTTTTTGTTGGTATactgatactaaaataacatagCATAAAGTAAAaggtatataaataaacaaaaagagaGTATGTTTGATACCAGTtcatgatccttaagaaatcattctaatatgctgaattgctgctcaagtaacatttttgattactatcaatgttgaaaactgttgtgctgtttcatatttttgtggaaactgtgaagCAAACGGTGGCGTGATTGATTATGAGTGCCACCTGTGCGCCGCACTGGTTTCGTATCTCTCATAGAGGAGATCCGGAAGTTTAAAATGAGATGTGACAACAGTGAAGGtggagagaggaccaggcctggactttgttatgattatgtgtgtgtggaagTCATCCGTGAGGGACTGcttcttttactttttaattttgagttcgcttattttatgattaaaagtGTTCGCCAGTTcctgcctccttcttcccttaTCAACGAACAGTGTtacaaaaagcatttatttaaaatagaaatatattttaacattataaatgtctttattgtcactttttatccatttcatgcatccttgatgtataaaagtatatatatatatatatatatatatatatatatatatatatatatatatattattttatttttatgttttattttttttcctgttaatagtcttttgaacagcagtgtatgtTTACCATTTTCTTCTGTTTagaattctttatttatttaatcagaacTATGCATCTTAGACAGATTGGGAAACACCAATCcacataaaatattattcacAACATTTTCTGTAATACCAGAAATGTTTACATTAGAAAACATATTGATATAAATGTGTCTCAGGGGTGTCAAACCCGCTTCTGGAGGGCCGCCGTCCGGCAGCGTTCAGCTCCAACACTTGCTGCTTCAGCTGTTGGATGGggttaaactctgcaggatggCGGCCAAACAAAAGCAGGACTGACTCCTGAATGTATTGTTGAAGCAGAGATACTTGCGTCATTTCTCTTTTCTGTAAGAATTCTGTTCTTAAACTCTTGGCTGGATGGAGTAATACGGTCTGGTCTCTTCCAATCGGACTGGATGGGCTGCTCCTCCACAGACACTGGAGCATTTCTGGTCTCCTGCTGCACAGGCGGATGAGCTGAAGACAGGAAAACACTCATCATTCagtgtatttcaaaatatatccAAAGCCCATAGAACAAAGAACATTCTGGTGTGTGAAACACAGTCTGCAACTACATtcatttacaaattaaaatctaCAATCTTTAGACGCTGAAAAGCTTTTTTCAAGGATCTGCTCCCAGTGAAAGCATCTCCAGTATCCTTGTTTTCAGATCATAACCAGTTCTACTTCACCTCACATACCTTTTtacatattacagtttttctcaatagATTTGACAAATTTCTCCAAAGTAATGTAATTGCTCTCAAAACAGTTAACACAGTGATCTAAACACACTCTTACTCTTATCCAAACAGTTCAactttactgcaaaataaagcactgcatttttttctagtaatgcttttattaaaagtaaatactAACATAAAAACTTCAAGTGTTTCtctaatgattttaaaacactttcagCTTTAGATGTAAAAATACACTAAcgaaaatacatgtttattgtAATGATTTTCCAACAggttttgttataaataaagcttcaaaaaaggtgtttttaaatcttttaaaaactgatgcaatgcatatttttgagtCATGAACAATGTATTTAAACAAGTTACATAACATTTCAACGTGTTTAAATTCattgttttaaactttttatcagGTGGTACAAGCAAATATTAGTATATCTACCCATACATAAAATGAGCTGTTTTTATCAGTATTTGAGAGATATCTACAACCCTTTTCACTCTGCCACAATAAACTATTGGGTCCTCTGGATGTTGCATTACAGTATCAGGCTTAACGTTATTACCTTGTCAgttgataataaaatatttgcagttgtgccaccctgacatttGAGAATATAGAAATTGCTGAGCAAAAGTTTTTCAATTATCtcaacagctttaaaactacatatatttataaaatttgtttatatgtatattcaaACATAACATCATGCCAAGGTGTTTTATCTTGAATTTCTTATAAAGAAAaccatttcttattttaaaaaaaatggtccaGGAGTAAGAAGCACTGAATTAGGGTAATTCTGATTTCATGTGAAATCCACCTGAAATCCACTGTCCATGTCTTCTTACAGTTTCTTCTCTTGCTCCTTCCACTACCCCAGTGTCCTCAGCTCTTCTCCTATCCTCCTTTTTTACTTCCCCCCTCTCTCCTCATATATGTTCTCCTATCTCTTCCACTCTTCCTTCTCATTACACCACTTCCTCTACCCACACCACCACCTTTACGGTTACACCTCTTTATTTTCCCCTTCTCTTGCATATTTTCTTGCTCTATTTATACTTTCCCTTAATATTTTTCGTAATATGTGcctgatataaaatatatgaactatatttcttttttacttttcaaaatgATGAATACGATATACTTCAGAGTGCTGCACTAATACAAAATCTTAAACTAGTTAAATTGTCATTCTTTACCTTCCTGAAGTTTCGACTCAAGGGTCTTTGCAAGATGATTTTGGTTGATGTTGCGCAGCGCTTTTACTGCAATATTGCCAGCCTCATCACTGTACTTATCTACCATGTGATCCACAACATCTGACCGATCAGCTTTCTGAAGCTTTGCTCGAGGAATAGGGCCCATGTCTGTTACCAGACCGTTCCACAGTTGCCAGTTGAATTTTTTGAAGTCTTCATCCACAAGTTCCTCAAGTGCATCAATCATCAGTTTTTTAATAACGTCCATTTTGTGTCACTAGgagaaaaagacaaagagaaaaaagtcgtgtttgaataaaaaaaaaaactaaaaagaacATTCCCAGTCTGTTCTAATTTATTTCCCAAAAAACACCCAAATGGGAACTTTAGGGgaaagttctgttttattttttatttatttatttatttttttatgttttccagTGCAGTGAAAGTGGGAGAGCATCATATTTCATGCTTAAAATCAGTGtgattacataatcacgttggaaaggtcacgcatgacgtaggcggaagtactgcggtagggcgaaaaactccatctcattttctccaacttcaaaatcatccgacatcgttgttttaccttttttttttttttgtaaagggcgtttgacttagtctttgcatgttcgctttgtaaacactggatcggtacttctgcctacatcacgcgtgacctttccaacgtgattacgcaatgcgtggcacatctcagagcagtgcaagaagagcatttgtgtttaaaaagtatataatttatattttgtttagaaaatgaccgatggtttctcCAGATAAGActctgaagctgcactgaaactgacatttggaccttcaacccgttgaaccccagtgaagtccactatatggagaaaaatcctggaatgttttcctcaaaaaccttcatttcatttcaactgaagaaagaaagacatgaacatcttggatgacatggggtgagtaatgtgatggaattttttaattaatcataactaacatttctttttccttgtaggaataacatttatatgcttttgaaacCTAAATGTCCTCAAACCTTGCATGGGCCTaagtcagtgtgtgtctgaatgtccaaaaataagaaaagtgGAAATGAAACTTAGGGACAGCTAGACAactatctaaatataatagccccatgatattgagtaaccaacgaactaataaacacatgatttgGGCAGATATTGCTTTACCTAGTAACATGAGGGTTTGACATATGAAGAGCCAATCATATTGTAGGATGCTTTGCCATGCTCCTATCCTATGTAAACTGTTGTATTCTTTTTGCTGGTGGGATTCTCTGTGATTGATACGAGGTCCTCCGGCCGTGATTAAAGCATATTCTAAGGCATAGTCTGGAGTCTGTTTGGTTTTTAGGCTGCACAGCAGACTAGGCACTAGAGATCTTACTTCTATACTCAAGTGATAGTATTTCTTGGAGCACTAAAGATCTTATTACCAGGTGATAGTGCCCCAAAACAGGCTGAGACGTCGGCTGACTCGAACAGGTATTGAAGTATGCTTAGTAGAGTAAGTCAGGTGCTTAAGGAAAATCTACCACAATTTGGCGGGCCAGCTTCAGAAGTCCTCGGAATCTCCCTCTGTCGGTGGACGGGGATGAGGAACTTGTTGATTTCATTCTGCCAGACTGCAGATCCCTGTTCGACAGAGGGACCATTCCTGGATGGGCTAAAAGGACTTAAGGTTAAGGTAGGACGGACTCCATActtttccttacaaatgcttctaaattaaataaaaggttAAAGTGAATTAAATTTTGGAATTAGAAGAAAATTATTGAAGAAAACTGGTGATCACATTCAAATGATGTTTACTTTTTGCTGTTAAGGGTAGTGAGTGATTATGGTTGATTCAACCAAAGTGGTATTTGTTGAGTATTTTAGTTGTTGTGATTGAGTGCTCCCAGTAAGCTGTCAATAAAACTTCGTTCCTGCAAAGAGCAACTTGTCATGTATGCTGGAGTTAGAAGTGCTAAAGATTCTACACTCATATGATCACAGTCAAGGCAGTGATAGTGTTGGACGACTAAAGACCTGTGCTCAGGGTGAGACAGTAATTCTGAGTTAGTGTTAATGATCCTGTGTATAGATGCTAGAGACCTGACACTCGTCTGTGAATTTGGGTAGGTAGTGATAGCAGCTTCTTGATGGAAAGCCGTCACCAGATTCGGGAAGGGGAAATGCCCTGAGATGCTGTAGCACTACAACTTGCTCTTTGTTTGAATAAGACTTTAATTCTGATTAAGAAAGAAATGTTGAAAGAGTTGAATATGATTAATAGATcaatatagttacattttgaaataaataaatgaatgcttaaatttttaaaaaagtataaataatagGAATATGCACCTGTGGAGCACTCTGTGagaattatgaaattttgaGTTGTGGAGAAACTTTTATCGGTTAGACTTTGATTTGCTAGGCTTATGTATTGGCTCAGATGGGAAGTGCTCAGAAATAGGTGCTCTAAATTGATGAATAAATCTGTATCTGAAGACGTCTAGAATGTGTATCCCGGTATCCCTGGGAGACAGTATGAAAAGTTGATCCATTGCAGATATTTTGGTTTATGTTAACTAGGATAACTTTTGTGCATTGTGTTGAATGAGAATGAGATTGGGTGACcaagttaaatagaaattatgaTTTGAACAGGCACATAACAGACATCTTACAGTAATTTTAGTTCCTAGTAAAAAGTAAAGACAAAGAATTCTTTGCTCTTACATTACCCCATACTCCGTATTAATTAGAGTAGTTTACTGCTTTTTCCTGCATTTTGCAAAGAAGGATCTGCTTGCTTTTTCCTGCAAAGAAGAACTAAGCTTATTAATAGAATGAGGAACTGCTGTTGTGTTAACCAGATGAGACTTCTGGAATTAAGGGACATTGATTACGGTTAAGAAAAATGGAATTTAAATAAAGAGCTGTaggtttaatttgaattatgCGGTTTTCTTGAGCGTTCACATTTCAGACCAGGCAGCTTCTGGAACAGCCACCTTGACAAATAGGAGCAAATAGACTGAAGTCTGTTCGACAAGACGACTGCagagagaagaagaggaagTGGCTGATGGGCCTTCAGCTCCCCTCCTGAAAGAGGAAGTTGACACTTCGGAGCGAGGGGTCAGCATGGAGAGGACCGATACAGTGCAGGAAAAGTTGAAACTTTCACTTGAGACTTTTCCTAAGGACAATTTTGCCTTGCGTTATGAAATTTTGTGGCAGGATTGATCACAAGCCAGACTGTctgagagacagagaaacaaCGGAGCCCATACATCACAACACCAGGCCTTTGAGTGCATCACTGGCTAACGATCCAATGCAACAGCCCAACAAGTTCAACTGACTGATGATCCACACAGAACACAGAAGGACTTCCATTCCCTCCATTGTGGGCAGGTGCTACATCTCAATGATCACTACAGAGACCGCTTCAAATTCTGTTAATTAACATATTAATTTGATTCCATTTGAGTATGCACTGGTCTCACAGCAGTTCTTTGTATTCTCTGTTAAACTAACATTCTGAATCTGCTTTCAATAGGTACCAGTCCAGCCTACTGTACATCTTAATGAAAGAAAAGGAAGTTCATTCACAGAAGTGGGAGTTTGACTCACTAATCAGTTAAAACTTGCTGGGTTTGGCATAGTGAGGGCTATTACATTAACCAACTGGGATAAAgcataaatagatttttgaCTATGCAGAGTTTTCTGGCAAAAAGGGAAATAGGGCACAAGGTGTCCAAAGAAAAAATTATTGCCAGAAAAGCAACAATATTGGTCACTCCATTTCGTTAAAAGGTAATTTTCTAGATTTAATAAGAATAATCACTCTAAGATTCCAAATTTTTGAAATCACAAATGCTGTCATCACCAGGGATATGAGATGGGAATGTTATTTGTCCATGGATCCAAGATTGTGTGGAGATCTCCAATCTTCTTCTAAGTAGCTCATGAGTAACAACAAAAGGTTTGAAAACTGTAATTGCACAATAAATGACAAATTGCATTTGAGAAATTGAAATTGGCTCCCTCAACTGCAGGCCTAGGTCTATATGATTATTGTAAACTATTTAATCTATTTTACCCAAGGTGACTGACATCGGACAATTGATAATTAATGTCCTAACGTTTAGACACTGTTGGAAGGGGAATGCCACAGTGTGTCTACGTTTAGTAGCTTCTACCGTCGTCAAAATTGTGTTACCCGTTCAGATTTGGTGGTATTCCACTCCTAACAATACATTCCCCATTTAGTTCACAATCTGCTGAggcagacaaaaaaacaaaaaaaaaaaggtatgttGCTCTGGCCAGAGACGACTTCACCAATAAGGACCAGTTGAGGTGTGGTTGTGATCTTAAGGAAAAATCTTGCAATGATCAGCAAAATGGCTGGAGAGTGTGACACCTGGCATCTGATCCAAGCATCTGATCTTAAACTACACCAACCAGCCTCAGAAACCCCACACAGCATAAAGTGAGGTATCAAAGGTGCGTGCTGGTAACGCCCTCCCTCGCCAACGAGGGAAAGCCCATTGCAACGGCTcgcaaagagtcaccctggtgaaGATGGAATGTCCATGAGACGAACAAGATGATCAACACACCTGGAAGAAGATGTGGACCAACTAATGATTAGCAGAAGAAAGTTTAGCAGAAGAATCCATTTGTGTGATGATgttttttgatgattttatttgattcatttaaaCTATAGGGCTGAGTATTGATATAGATGATTTGATAAGTTACTGATccatttgaaaatatttcaggtaaatataaatcaaaaaGAGGAAAATCTCTTAATGCAGTAGACTATAGGGACTAGgtacattattataaaaatattaaataataggGACTATTATTGAAGAAACCTGAGGGTTTTAAAATCCTAATGCAGACATTACAACCATAGATGCTACAAATTTTTAATAGTTGCAATAGTTTTTCTCTAAATAAGTGAGAATGTATGATAAGTCGCTTCGCCAGACTAGGTCCAaatatagacccttttcacatttaaacttctatagcggtgaatgagagactacattaaatacatatattttttgttcccatttgctccaatagcaaaggaaaaactctgcaatagtgttttcagaactaaatttaaaaactttaaagaaaatgagagaCTGATAACAGCAGtcaaaagagagaaagatgtcaattttTCCCAACATTTGACCATAGCcactgtattagaaacaccctcacagcagtgtTAACCAGTTCTCTTTTTTTGTAATCTGATGCAAAGATAAAATAATACTGAGTATTCttataattgtaaaaacattgcaggatttacgatgctgatgaccgttaaaccacatcatcacagtctgtgaaaaagCTATGAATATTCTCGTTCAATCTGATTAAAGCTCGCAATACAGGGCAAAAAGAAAATCTGACTAATCCTGTAAATCTGTGAAATAATGATTATAGAAAAGACACCCAGTGTTTATAGGAAATTTTTTAAAGTAGTGAAATCATAATATGACTTGCAAAGTGACACAGGAGATTGATTTGTAAGggaaacacattttatttctagattattattatttaaatggcaTAACCAAATTCCTGACATATTGAtaaagattttaatgttttattaaaattcagagaatgaattaaaacaagTTATGTAGGGTTCACAAAACTAAAACCTAGACCAAGCAAAATGTGACCCAAACATGTTAAACCAAATGAATCTGAACAGTTTGGACATCCCAGCAAAATAGAGTAATTCAAACAGGAAAAGTTTGAAAAGCTTTCTTGAACTCGCAATGTGTTTACCGAGTCGATGATCTGGATCAGTGGATCCACTATGAACTATTCTGCTTTGCAGAAATTACATAAACTGACTGTGAGTTAGTTTAAAATAGAGGTAGTATATGTCATGCCCATCAGTTGACTCTGGAAAATAGGATTGTAGGGAGGTCGATAAAGATTTAATTCCATGTCAACAGCTAAGGCTATTCTTATGACAAGAGCTGGGTTATACAGAGTTCATTTTGAAGCAATGCAAAATTAGACAAGATATTTGTgttaatgataaaaatgatattatttaaagaccctctgtggtgaaaattaagttcttaatgttgtttatatgtctatatggtgtttttttttttttaatatgctcTCAGACAATGTGCagattcataagtcaacaccattggtAGTATTTTCACCTTAAAAGtccagtgaaccaaagacagttgcaaaaaaaaaaaaagcggttTGAAATcctggtgtttctgacatcacaaactaccttgtaactgGTGTGTGGGCAggttttagcatatcattactaTGCTGCAAACAGGGGTGTCTCAAGAGAAACCATGCCTGTACatattaaacagaaaatacaaactttgctaaaatgattgttttgaaaatattaacacagacattattaaaaacatattattttagctAATGTATTTGTATTAACACTTTGTGTCTTTTGCCCAGTGGTGGTTTTGCCCCGTGTGTCTGAAAGGTCCACATTGCCATCTAAGattttcaaacaaaataaaccacttttatcatttttttaatacaaaatctgaataaacagaattgcatgcgtcttgcggaagaacattgtagccagagttacttctctctgtttatgtctaaGTCTAATCCATAAAATGACAGTTGTCAAGCTCCTGAAAGGACAAATACTAGAAAGGCACCATAAAACAGTCCACATTCTGCACTACATTCTTAGACAATACCAGAGCATTGTTATATATGGACTTTAATGGTAGGTATTGAACTTTAGTGATATTAAACTTCCCTGTATAGAAAagagatttgatttttttttttttttttttttcaaaattatttactATTTGCCATGCGCACCaggaaagaaaaataacataaaaaaagtcattaattaatgttaatgataagcatttcaataacaataatatttctgtataaacagcatttatatttttatgttataaaaAAGTGGTGTAAAAATTGCTCTGTGCATAATGAGCTGGTGGGTTTTGGTGAGGTGTGTTGCGGACCGGGTGTGATGGGCCGCTTTGTGCCAGAAAGTCCAGGGCACTTTTTTGCACCAGAAACTCTAAGGGCACATGgtggtgggaaaaaaaatgagatgtgaggaaaaattatttgtcGATGCTTTTGAGCTCTCGCAAATATTTTGCGTTCCCGTGAGAAACTCTCACAAACCCTCACAAATCGTGTCGTGTTCTTTGCAAGCGAACGAAGTTTCTCGGGGAACATTTGCGAGAGAACTCATAAGCACtgacaaataatttttcctcccatctcatttttttatgttttattcaatATGTCCTTTTAGGTGCTTCGTAATAGCAAAAATATTGTATCAGATATTGAAAGAATTTGAATTATAGATGCTACTTACGTCTCTTTTTGAACTGAATTTCGTGTAGAGTCTGTCTGCACTTCCTTTGTCCTTCGCTTCGTTTGAGAGTTTCGCTTTCTCTTTGGTGGTCCTGTCCGTCCCACATTTGAGCACGAAAACCTTTCAAAGTATCCACCGTTTTTCCTATACGTCCCATAGCTGCTTTGCACGGTAGTAACTTATGTAACACACAATCAACGATTGCGAATGATCTTGCTGTATAAgcaataaaagcaataagcatTCCAGAAAATTGCTGAACCAATACTGTAAAACGATTTGAGATTAGCTCCTTGCATTTTATCGAACATCAGAAGGAAATGTGGacacaatttttttcaaaatctccttatttgtgtgtgtgtgtgtgtgtgtgtgtgtgtgtgtaaattatTGACAATATaaagataatatatatatattttcattctttttttaaataatttatttataatcaaaGCATTAACAGATCTTCATGCAATTAAagttataacttttttttcccataatAACCCCTTTCGCCGAAATAATTAATACATAGAATATTAAGACAACAATgacaatagtaataataataacaataaataaaataatttaaaaaaaaaatacaaaatggtaaataaactttaaataatatattcatttacaaaTGAACTATATAAttgtaggaaaaaaataaattaaaataataacaattaaataataaataaaataaaaaaaccccaTAATAATACAATTCAAATCTCTGACATATTTGTGTTctgtacatatttataaaacCAAACAACAATCATGTTTAATAAACTTAGTTACTATGATCAATTAAGTGGGAGAGTCTTCATATTTTCAAAGTGTGATCATGGGTTGCCACGTTTTATAAAAGTTTTGGACAGATCCTTTCATTAAATACTTAATTTTCTCTAATTTTAAATACGATACCAGGACGCATATCCAGTGAAGCTTTGGGTGGGTTTGTTGATTTCCATTCTAATAATATTCTTCTTCTTGCTAATAAGGTGGCAAAAGcaataactttttttactttatttgtcaATGATAGTCCATGTTCTGGTACTCCAAAAATAGTGACTTCAACATTGGGTTTTATATCTAAGCTAAAGGcctcatttaatgttttaaacatagTCAGCCAGCTTTTGACAAGATTCGAGATTCTTTATTGTCACTGTACTAAAAGTACAGCGAAattacataacataacata
This window encodes:
- the LOC127508390 gene encoding caspase b-like, with amino-acid sequence MDVIKKLMIDALEELVDEDFKKFNWQLWNGLVTDMGPIPRAKLQKADRSDVVDHMVDKYSDEAGNIAVKALRNINQNHLAKTLESKLQEAHPPVQQETRNAPVSVEEQPIQSDWKRPDRITPSSQEFKNRILTEKRNDIYIPKDKSQRNRLALLITNIQFKHLSDRRGAEEDEKNMKWLLEALGYRVEKHTNFSGEQIDAAVRNFAASPGHRDSDSTFVVLMSHGDIIQNKDAILGVNYHRQHNPDDVFFVDEIFTHLNSVNCPALIDKPKVILIQACRGEHTGGLKVQSDAAHRAVHIEKDFVSFKSCLPGIHAYRDVVEGSYFICYILEVFCKRAHIDDIMELFRKVTSCMEKDPLFKQLEVEKDKIAKLMPCIDRMSLPKHFYLFPGL